A genomic window from Amblyraja radiata isolate CabotCenter1 chromosome 18, sAmbRad1.1.pri, whole genome shotgun sequence includes:
- the slc41a3 gene encoding solute carrier family 41 member 3 isoform X2: MYVKQLRLQLWFNEGRLREFTCRLAKYPPGFQPETGFSLISQILLPFLLAGVGMVAAGIVMDIVQHWPVFKAMSEIFILAPALVGLKGNLEMTLASRLSTAANTGKLDSAADCWLLVTSNLAVIQLQSTVVGLISAVVAITLGSISGGNIELNRAILLCASSASTAFIASLILSLVMVAVILGSRKVGVNPDNVATPIAASLGDLVTLSLLAAISSTLYQYADITYLAPAVCGLLITVTPVWLLIARRNSSSREVLQTGWQPVLVAMLISSCGGLILDKMITDPRFQGMAVFTPVINGVGGNLVAIQASRISTYLHQSSIPGELPQGMQELCPNVCQIFLRSGPNSNSARVLLFLVVPGHLLFLFTIHVARGGHASITRIFTVFYLIASLLQVFLLLCGAELLVRLAWKLRLDPDNFSIPYLTAFGDLLGISFLAICFYAKLVTEG; the protein is encoded by the exons ATGTATGTGAAGCAGCTCAGACTCCAGCTGTGGTTCAACGAAGGGCGTCTACGCGAGTTCACCTGCCGCCTCGCCAAATACCCACCGGGCTTCCAGCCGGAGACCGGCTTCTCCTTGATCTCCCAGATCCTCCTGCCCTTCCTGCTGGCCGGAGTCGGGATGGTGGCGGCCGGAATCGTCATGGACATTGTGCAA cACTGGCCGGTGTTCAAGGCAATGTCCGAAATCTTCATCCTAGCCCCTGCCCTGGTGGGGCTGAAGGGCAACCTGGAGATGACCCTGGCGTCCCGGCTGTCCACAGCG GCAAACACTGGGAAACTGGACTCTGCTGCTGACTGCTGGCTGCTGGTGACGAGCAACTTGGCCGTCATACAG CTCCAGTCCACGGTGGTGGGGTTAATTTCGGCAGTGGTGGCCATCACCCTGGGCTCGATCTCTGGGGGCAACATCGAGCTCAACCGCGCCATCCTGCTCTGTGCCAGCAGCGCCAGTACCGCCTTCATCGCCTCGCTGATCCTAA gTCTGGTGATGGTCGCGGTGATCCTGGGCTCACGGAAGGTGGGGGTGAACCCAGACAACGTTGCCACGCCGATCGCCGCCAGCCTCGGCGACCtggtcaccctctccctgctggcAGCGATCAGCAGCACCCTGTACCAGTACGCCg ACATAACCTACCTGGCTCCCGCGGTGTGCGGGCTCCTGATCACGGTGACGCCAGTGTGGCTGCTGATCGCCCGGCGGAACAGCTCGAGCCGAGAGGTGCTGCAGACTGGCTGGCAACCCGTCCTGGTGGCCATGTTGATCAGCAG TTGCGGGGGTCTGATCCTGGACAAGATGATCACAGACCCGCGGTTTCAGGGAATGGCCGTGTTCACACCTGTCATCAACG GAGTCGGCGGGAACCTGGTGGCGATCCAGGCTAGTCGCATCTCCACCTACCTGCACCAGAGCAGCATTCCGGGAGAACTGCCGCAAGGCATGCAGGAGCTGTGTCCCAACGTCTGCCAAATCTTCCTGCGCTCAG GTCCAAACTCAAACTCTGCCCGTGTGCTGTTGTTTCTGGTGGTGCCAGGGCACCTGCTCTTCCTCTTCACCATCCACGTGGCGCGTGGTGGCCACGCCTCCATCACCCGCATCTTCACCGTCTTCTACCTCATCGCCTCCCTGCTCCAG GTGTTCCTGTTGCTATGCGGCGCGGAGCTGCTGGTGAGACTAGCGTGGAAACTGAGACTGGATCCCGACAACTTTTCCATCCCGTACCTGACCGCCTTTGGGGACCTGCTGGGAATCAGCTTCCTCGCAATCTGCTTCTACGCCAAGCTGGTGACAGAAGGTTGA
- the chst13 gene encoding carbohydrate sulfotransferase 13 — MPVTASDQLNGTEMGKDNTGLASQPPLLSMPAFSDVRREQWARRVLLDEACASHRQQGEGPRRLLTASDLRHLVVDDRHGLLYCYVPKVACTNWKRVLLVLAGQAAQPLDIPAGRAHAVGAFRTLDSFAPAEINRRLRTYLKFLFVREPFERLVSAYRNKFTRAYNTAFHRRYGTRIIRRHRRRPSARALRHGADVTFAEFVWYLTDPRTRRDGPFNEHWDTIHSLCHPCLIRYDVLGRYETLERDAHYLLSLASPQHPVTFPRSSRSVTTTGVAAAYFRNVSPFYQRKLFQLYRLDFALFNYSVPAYLNMG; from the exons ATGCCCGTTACAGCCTCTGACCAGCTGAATGGGACGGAGATGGGAAAGGACAACACTGGCCTGGCCTCCCAGCCACCCCTCCTCAGCATG CCGGCGTTCTCGGATGTGCGTCGTGAGCAGTGGGCACGGCGGGTGCTGCTGGACGAGGCGTGCGCCTCTCACCGGCAGCAGGGTGAGGGTCCGCGCCGGCTGCTGACCGCCAGCGACCTGCGGCACCTGGTTGTGGATGACCGGCACGGCCTGCTGTACTGCTACGTGCCCAAGGTGGCGTGCACCAACTGGAAGCGGGTGCTGCTGGTGTTGGCCGGGCAGGCGGCACAACCGCTGGACATCCCTGCGGGACGGGCACACGCGGTCGGAGCCTTCCGCACGCTCGACTCCTTCGCCCCGGCCGAGATCAACCGGCGGCTGCGGACCTACCTCAAGTTCCTGTTCGTGCGGGAGCCCTTCGAGCGCCTGGTGTCCGCCTACCGTAACAAATTCACCCGCGCCTACAACACCGCCTTCCACCGACGCTACGGCACCCGCATCATCCGCCGGCACCGGCGCCGCCCCAGCGCCCGGGCACTGCGCCACGGGGCCGATGTCACCTTTGCCGAATTCGTGTGGTACCTGACCGACCCAAGGACACGCCGGGACGGGCCCTTCAACGAGCACTGGGACACCATCCACTCGCTCTGCCACCCCTGCCTCATCCGGTACGACGTGCTGGGCCGCTACGAGACCCTGGAGAGAGACGCTCACTACCTGCTGAGCCTCGCCTCGCCCCAGCACCCCGTCACCTTCCCCCGCTCCTCCCGTTCCGTCACCACCACCGGCGTGGCGGCTGCATACTTCCGCAACGTCTCGCCCTTCTACCAGAGGAAACTCTTCCAACTCTACCGGCTGGACTTTGCCCTCTTCAACTACTCTGTACCCGCCTACCTCAACATGGGTTGA